From a region of the Methanolinea sp. genome:
- a CDS encoding radical SAM protein translates to MQYSALFGPVHSRRLGRSLGVDLVPFKTCSYNCVYCECGRTTVETTRRQEFFPTREVLDELRDYLSCSPELDYITFSGSGEPTLSSSIGEVIRFLKDNYPSYRLAVLTNGSLLVRPEVREELLPADVILPTLSSVFDETHRKIHRPAPGITAMDIVEGLECLRNEYPGEIWLEIFIIPGINTSAEELDGLRAAIDRIRPDRVHLNTLDRPGAEEWVRPASIAELEEIRRVLGISGIGAVEPVGYELSAGSTMPGQWSDDVARVRELIRRRPCTLEDISASTGLSRSEILKILREIQSGHRIEEKREERGIFYFCPE, encoded by the coding sequence ATGCAGTACTCCGCCCTCTTCGGACCGGTCCACTCACGTCGGCTTGGCCGGTCGCTGGGCGTCGACCTTGTTCCCTTCAAGACCTGCAGCTATAACTGTGTCTACTGCGAATGCGGGCGTACAACGGTCGAGACCACGAGGAGGCAGGAATTTTTCCCCACCCGCGAGGTACTCGATGAGCTCCGGGATTACCTCTCCTGCTCCCCGGAACTTGATTACATCACCTTCTCCGGTTCAGGCGAGCCGACCCTCTCGTCCTCCATCGGGGAGGTCATCCGTTTCCTCAAAGACAACTATCCGTCTTACCGCCTCGCCGTTCTGACAAATGGCAGCCTGCTCGTGCGACCGGAAGTCCGCGAAGAGCTTCTCCCGGCTGACGTTATTCTCCCGACCCTCTCGTCGGTGTTCGATGAAACGCACAGGAAGATACACCGTCCGGCCCCCGGTATAACCGCCATGGACATCGTGGAAGGGCTGGAATGCCTTAGAAACGAGTATCCTGGCGAGATCTGGCTCGAAATCTTCATCATACCCGGCATCAACACCAGCGCGGAGGAGCTGGACGGTCTGCGGGCGGCGATCGACCGTATCCGCCCGGACAGGGTCCATCTCAATACCCTTGACCGCCCCGGGGCCGAGGAGTGGGTGAGACCTGCCTCCATAGCTGAACTCGAGGAGATCCGGAGAGTTCTCGGTATTTCAGGCATAGGGGCGGTCGAACCGGTTGGTTACGAACTTTCAGCCGGTTCAACAATGCCGGGCCAGTGGTCAGATGACGTGGCCAGGGTGCGCGAGCTCATACGGCGCAGGCCCTGCACCCTCGAAGATATCTCGGCTTCTACCGGGCTTTCCCGGAGTGAAATCCTGAAAATACTGCGGGAGATCCAGTCAGGACACCGTATCGAAGAAAAACGGGAAGAGCGGGGAATTTTTTATTTCTGCCCGGAATAG